In Athalia rosae chromosome 6, iyAthRosa1.1, whole genome shotgun sequence, one DNA window encodes the following:
- the LOC105692176 gene encoding myosin heavy chain 95F-like isoform X2, which yields MEYQQVWVRDPHDGFIIGKFIDMIDGDALIVPLNSELPQRTSPLDEVYPAGEHTRDVEDNCALMYLNEATLLNNIRTRYFRDKIYSYVADILIAVNPYHEMKNLYSTQTMRSYRGKFIGEMPPHVFAIADKALRDMEVRKRSQSIIVSGESGAGKTESTKYLLRYLCDFSKSTAGPIEQKILDANPILEAFGNAKTRRNNNSSRFGKFVEVHFDEKYEAVGGHVSHYLLEKSRVALQNSDERNYHIFYMMCAGAPADLRVKLGITNPDDFHYLKNGCGQYFCNDFSERKLGDTQKSGKQISNGGLDDPILDDVEGFNTIDEALARLGMTDDERMEIYTMIAAVLHLGNITFEDNPEDAKGGSRITSDSEISVVTSASLLGVDPDELRQALISKVMQTSRGGIKGTIIMVPLKVHEANGGRDALAKVIYSKLFDHIVSRINKSIPFESSSYYIGVLDIAGFEYFQVNSFEQFCINYCNEKLQNFFNEKILKYEQDLYESEGLNVPKIFYVDNQDCIDLFESKSNGIFGLLDEESKLPKPSFDHFTSEVHRTWNGHSSITLPRTSKLKEHRELRDYEGFVIRHYAGGVCYQTKQFIEKNNDAFYASLEGLIQGSSNPFLKFNFANNITFLGKLNFNSIGRKFTTQLGELMDKLRLTETNFVRCVKPNEKMVAHQFNGNSVLAQLRSSGMISVLELMEHGYPSRVEFQDLFKMYKSYLPPELAALEPKSFCEALLQGLKFNNKDFKFGNTKIFFKPRKFVEFDNVMKSKSDHLKNLISSMKLALPEVSNLGDIKELNAELDAARLKVKQIDQLVASLVSLMADQMKGLQDTVDKQKMTEDQQKLKIIQDAMEMELKRKLEEEVRLREKEENRQKELVIEIERKAEEIEDANKYAAIQAQLEEERMAESRYREKIEQERRDHDMAVRLALESNGQVEDFSSLKRRSVQDRSCQASVNLSKFYFLSQWPYSQLRDTINTSCDIELLEACRHESHRRLKIYHAWKARNRKRTTIDENERSPRAIVEAAAKAPAIQMKQSMIESSQRFFRIPFVKPAVAGRTENPYSAEKRGWWYAHFDGQYVARQMELHPEKPPILLVAGVDDMQMCELSLDETGLTRKRGAEILEYEFNKEWERNGGRPHTVPSDRMAKQS from the exons ATGGAGTATCAACAGGTCTGGGTGAGAGACCCACACGATGGTTTTATCATTGGTAAATTCATCGACATGATCGACGGCGATGCTCTGATTGTACCGTTGAATTCGGAACTACCCCAACGAACGTCACCTTTGGACGAGGTTTATCCAGCTGGAGAACACACCAGGGATGTCGAAGATAATT GCGCCTTGATGTACCTCAACGAGGCGACACTTTTAAATAACATTCGAACGAGATACTTCAGGGataagatatac TCTTACGTTGCAGATATTTTGATCGCTGTGAATCCGTATCATGAAATGAAGAATCTTTACTCTACTCAGACGATGAGATCCTATCGGGGAAAATTTATTGGCGAAATGCCACCCCACGTATTTGCGATCG CCGATAAAGCCCTCAGGGATATGGAAGTTCGGAAGCGATCTCAGAGCATTATCGTTTCCGGCGAATCCGGAGCAGGAAAAACTGAATCCACCAAATATTTACTACGTTACttgtgtgatttttcaaaatccaccGCAGGTCCAATAgagcaaaaaattctcgatg CGAACCCAATTTTGGAAGCGTTTGGAAATGCGAAAACTAGGCGTAACAATAACAGTTCTCGTTTCGGAAAATTTGTGGAAGTTCatttcgacgaaaaatatGAAGCAGTGGGTGGTCACGTATCTCATTACCTTCTCGAAAAGTCTAGGGTCGCTCTTCAAAATTCCGACGAAAGAAACTACCACATATTTTATATGATGTGCGCCGGAGCCCCCGCGGATCTGAGAGTTAAGCTCGGCATCACGAATCCCGACGATTTTCACTACCTAAAAAATGGATGTGGTCAATATTTTTGTAACGACTTTTCGGAAAGGAAATTAGGTGACACGCAAAAAAGTGGGAAACAAATTAGCAACGGTGGCCTTGATGATCCAATACTGGACGACGTCGAGGGTTTCAATACTATCGATGAG GCACTCGCACGATTAGGTATGACGGACGACGAGCGAATGGAAATTTACACAATGATAGCTGCAGTTCTTCATCTTGGAAACATCACATTTGAAGATAATCCTGAGGACGCAAAGGGTGGTTCCAGGATTACCAGTGATTCTGAAATATCGGTCGTCACTTCTGCCTCTCTCCTGGGTGTAGATCCCGATGAACTGAGACAAGCTTTGATTTCCAAAGTAATGCAGACTAGCAGAGGTGGAATCAAAGGAACGATAATCAT GGTCCCTCTGAAGGTTCACGAGGCTAATGGCGGTCGCGATGCCCTTGCTAAAGTCATCTATAGCAAACTATTCGACCACATAGTTTCACGCataaataaaagcattccATTCGAATCTTCTAGTTACTACATCGGAGTGCTTGATATCGCTGGATTTG AGTATTTCCAAGTGAATAGCTTCGAACAATTTTGCATAAACTATTGCAATGAAaagcttcaaaattttttcaatgaaaaaattttaaagtaCGAACAGGATCTCTACGAATCGGAAGGGTTGAATGtaccgaaaatattttacgtgGACAACCAGGATTGCATCG ATCTTTTTGAGTCTAAGAGCAATGGCATCTTCGGTCTACTGGATGAGGAATCTAAACTTCCGAAGCCCAGTTTCGACCATTTTACCAGCGAAGTACATAGGACGTGGAATGGCCATTCGAGTATTACTTTGCCTCGTACTTCGAAGCTTAAGGAACACAGAGAACTCAGAGATTACGAGGGATTCGTAATCAGACATTATGCTGGTGGTGTTTGTTACCAAAct AAACAAttcatcgaaaaaaataacgacgccTTTTACGCTAGTCTGGAGGGATTGATACAAGGCAGTAGCAATCCAtttctgaaattcaattttgcgAATAACATTACTTTCCTGGGAAAGCTGAATTTCAACAGCATCGGACGCAAGTTTACAACTCAGCTTGGTGAACTTATGGACAAGCTAAGACTCACC GAAACCAATTTCGTACGTTGTGTGAaaccaaacgaaaaaatggtCGCCCACCAGTTCAATGGCAACAGCGTACTTGCTCAGCTAAGGTCTTCTGGAATGATCTCAGTTCTCGAACTCATGGAGCACGGATATCCGAGCAGAGTGGAGTTTCAGGATCTGTTCAAAATGTACAAATCTTACCTACCGCCTGAATTGGCTGCACTCGAACCAAAATCTTTCTGCGAGGCATTGCTCCAGGGTTTAAAATTTAACAATAAAGATTTCAAGTTCGGTAatacaaaaatattcttcaagcCTCGGAAGTTCGTAGAGTTTGATAATgtaatgaaatcaaaatcgGACCAtcttaaaaatttgatttcttctATGAAACTCGCGTTACCTGAGGTCAGCAACCTTGGTGATATTAAAGAATTGAACGCAGAGTTGGATGCTGCCAGACTTAAGGTCAAG CAAATTGATCAGTTGGTTGCGAGTCTAGTCAGTCTGATGGCTGATCAGATGAAAGGACTGCAGGATACTGTGGACAAACAAAAGATGACAGAGGATCAACAGAAGCTAAAGATAATTCAGGACGCTATGGAAATGGAACTGAAGAGGAAACTCGAGGAAGAGGTCaggttgagagaaaaagaggagaacagACAGAAGGAGTtggtaattgaaattgaacgaaaagcTGAAGAAATAGAAGACGCAAATAAATATGCTGCCATTCAA GCACAACTCGAGGAAGAAAGGATGGCAGAAAGTAGATaccgcgaaaaaattgaacaggaGAGAAGAGATCACGACATGGCCGTTAGATTAGCGTTAGAATCGAATGGCCAAGTAGAAGATTTTTCATCACTCAAACGCAG ATCGGTACAGGATCGAAGCTGTCAAGCATCTGTAAACCTGagtaaattttactttttatcccAGTGGCCATACTCGCAGTTACGTGACACGATCAACACGTCATGCGACATTGAACTACTGGAG GCTTGCCGACACGAATCCCATCGCAGACTGAAAATATACCATGCCTGGAAGGCGAGGAATCGCAAACGCACGACAATAGACGAAAATGAAAGATCGCCTAGGGCAATCGTGGAGGCTGCTGCGAAGGCTCCAGCAATCCAAATGAAACAATCGATGATTGAATCCTCTCAAAGATTTTTCCGGATTCCCTTTGTGAAACCGGCGGTCGCTGGACGAACGGAAAACCCTTACAGTGCTGAAAAACGCGGATGGTGGTACGCGCATTTTGACGGACAATACGTCGCCAGACAAATGGAACTCCATCCGGAGAAACCGCCGATCCTTCTGGTGGCTG GTGTCGACGACATGCAGATGTGCGAGTTGAGTCTCGATGAAACGGGCTTGACCCGCAAAAGGGGTGCCGAAATACTTGAATACGAATTTAACAAGGAATGGGAACGCAACGGAGGTAGACCTCATACGGTACCGAGTGACCGAATGGCAAAGCAGTCTTAA
- the LOC105692176 gene encoding myosin heavy chain 95F-like isoform X1 has translation MEYQQVWVRDPHDGFIIGKFIDMIDGDALIVPLNSELPQRTSPLDEVYPAGEHTRDVEDNCALMYLNEATLLNNIRTRYFRDKIYSYVADILIAVNPYHEMKNLYSTQTMRSYRGKFIGEMPPHVFAIADKALRDMEVRKRSQSIIVSGESGAGKTESTKYLLRYLCDFSKSTAGPIEQKILDANPILEAFGNAKTRRNNNSSRFGKFVEVHFDEKYEAVGGHVSHYLLEKSRVALQNSDERNYHIFYMMCAGAPADLRVKLGITNPDDFHYLKNGCGQYFCNDFSERKLGDTQKSGKQISNGGLDDPILDDVEGFNTIDEALARLGMTDDERMEIYTMIAAVLHLGNITFEDNPEDAKGGSRITSDSEISVVTSASLLGVDPDELRQALISKVMQTSRGGIKGTIIMVPLKVHEANGGRDALAKVIYSKLFDHIVSRINKSIPFESSSYYIGVLDIAGFEYFQVNSFEQFCINYCNEKLQNFFNEKILKYEQDLYESEGLNVPKIFYVDNQDCIDLFESKSNGIFGLLDEESKLPKPSFDHFTSEVHRTWNGHSSITLPRTSKLKEHRELRDYEGFVIRHYAGGVCYQTKQFIEKNNDAFYASLEGLIQGSSNPFLKFNFANNITFLGKLNFNSIGRKFTTQLGELMDKLRLTETNFVRCVKPNEKMVAHQFNGNSVLAQLRSSGMISVLELMEHGYPSRVEFQDLFKMYKSYLPPELAALEPKSFCEALLQGLKFNNKDFKFGNTKIFFKPRKFVEFDNVMKSKSDHLKNLISSMKLALPEVSNLGDIKELNAELDAARLKVKQIDQLVASLVSLMADQMKGLQDTVDKQKMTEDQQKLKIIQDAMEMELKRKLEEEVRLREKEENRQKELVIEIERKAEEIEDANKYAAIQAQLEEERMAESRYREKIEQERRDHDMAVRLALESNGQVEDFSSLKRSYSAGQRREDFFSQQFQRKFVSTYRSVQDRSCQASVNLSKFYFLSQWPYSQLRDTINTSCDIELLEACRHESHRRLKIYHAWKARNRKRTTIDENERSPRAIVEAAAKAPAIQMKQSMIESSQRFFRIPFVKPAVAGRTENPYSAEKRGWWYAHFDGQYVARQMELHPEKPPILLVAGVDDMQMCELSLDETGLTRKRGAEILEYEFNKEWERNGGRPHTVPSDRMAKQS, from the exons ATGGAGTATCAACAGGTCTGGGTGAGAGACCCACACGATGGTTTTATCATTGGTAAATTCATCGACATGATCGACGGCGATGCTCTGATTGTACCGTTGAATTCGGAACTACCCCAACGAACGTCACCTTTGGACGAGGTTTATCCAGCTGGAGAACACACCAGGGATGTCGAAGATAATT GCGCCTTGATGTACCTCAACGAGGCGACACTTTTAAATAACATTCGAACGAGATACTTCAGGGataagatatac TCTTACGTTGCAGATATTTTGATCGCTGTGAATCCGTATCATGAAATGAAGAATCTTTACTCTACTCAGACGATGAGATCCTATCGGGGAAAATTTATTGGCGAAATGCCACCCCACGTATTTGCGATCG CCGATAAAGCCCTCAGGGATATGGAAGTTCGGAAGCGATCTCAGAGCATTATCGTTTCCGGCGAATCCGGAGCAGGAAAAACTGAATCCACCAAATATTTACTACGTTACttgtgtgatttttcaaaatccaccGCAGGTCCAATAgagcaaaaaattctcgatg CGAACCCAATTTTGGAAGCGTTTGGAAATGCGAAAACTAGGCGTAACAATAACAGTTCTCGTTTCGGAAAATTTGTGGAAGTTCatttcgacgaaaaatatGAAGCAGTGGGTGGTCACGTATCTCATTACCTTCTCGAAAAGTCTAGGGTCGCTCTTCAAAATTCCGACGAAAGAAACTACCACATATTTTATATGATGTGCGCCGGAGCCCCCGCGGATCTGAGAGTTAAGCTCGGCATCACGAATCCCGACGATTTTCACTACCTAAAAAATGGATGTGGTCAATATTTTTGTAACGACTTTTCGGAAAGGAAATTAGGTGACACGCAAAAAAGTGGGAAACAAATTAGCAACGGTGGCCTTGATGATCCAATACTGGACGACGTCGAGGGTTTCAATACTATCGATGAG GCACTCGCACGATTAGGTATGACGGACGACGAGCGAATGGAAATTTACACAATGATAGCTGCAGTTCTTCATCTTGGAAACATCACATTTGAAGATAATCCTGAGGACGCAAAGGGTGGTTCCAGGATTACCAGTGATTCTGAAATATCGGTCGTCACTTCTGCCTCTCTCCTGGGTGTAGATCCCGATGAACTGAGACAAGCTTTGATTTCCAAAGTAATGCAGACTAGCAGAGGTGGAATCAAAGGAACGATAATCAT GGTCCCTCTGAAGGTTCACGAGGCTAATGGCGGTCGCGATGCCCTTGCTAAAGTCATCTATAGCAAACTATTCGACCACATAGTTTCACGCataaataaaagcattccATTCGAATCTTCTAGTTACTACATCGGAGTGCTTGATATCGCTGGATTTG AGTATTTCCAAGTGAATAGCTTCGAACAATTTTGCATAAACTATTGCAATGAAaagcttcaaaattttttcaatgaaaaaattttaaagtaCGAACAGGATCTCTACGAATCGGAAGGGTTGAATGtaccgaaaatattttacgtgGACAACCAGGATTGCATCG ATCTTTTTGAGTCTAAGAGCAATGGCATCTTCGGTCTACTGGATGAGGAATCTAAACTTCCGAAGCCCAGTTTCGACCATTTTACCAGCGAAGTACATAGGACGTGGAATGGCCATTCGAGTATTACTTTGCCTCGTACTTCGAAGCTTAAGGAACACAGAGAACTCAGAGATTACGAGGGATTCGTAATCAGACATTATGCTGGTGGTGTTTGTTACCAAAct AAACAAttcatcgaaaaaaataacgacgccTTTTACGCTAGTCTGGAGGGATTGATACAAGGCAGTAGCAATCCAtttctgaaattcaattttgcgAATAACATTACTTTCCTGGGAAAGCTGAATTTCAACAGCATCGGACGCAAGTTTACAACTCAGCTTGGTGAACTTATGGACAAGCTAAGACTCACC GAAACCAATTTCGTACGTTGTGTGAaaccaaacgaaaaaatggtCGCCCACCAGTTCAATGGCAACAGCGTACTTGCTCAGCTAAGGTCTTCTGGAATGATCTCAGTTCTCGAACTCATGGAGCACGGATATCCGAGCAGAGTGGAGTTTCAGGATCTGTTCAAAATGTACAAATCTTACCTACCGCCTGAATTGGCTGCACTCGAACCAAAATCTTTCTGCGAGGCATTGCTCCAGGGTTTAAAATTTAACAATAAAGATTTCAAGTTCGGTAatacaaaaatattcttcaagcCTCGGAAGTTCGTAGAGTTTGATAATgtaatgaaatcaaaatcgGACCAtcttaaaaatttgatttcttctATGAAACTCGCGTTACCTGAGGTCAGCAACCTTGGTGATATTAAAGAATTGAACGCAGAGTTGGATGCTGCCAGACTTAAGGTCAAG CAAATTGATCAGTTGGTTGCGAGTCTAGTCAGTCTGATGGCTGATCAGATGAAAGGACTGCAGGATACTGTGGACAAACAAAAGATGACAGAGGATCAACAGAAGCTAAAGATAATTCAGGACGCTATGGAAATGGAACTGAAGAGGAAACTCGAGGAAGAGGTCaggttgagagaaaaagaggagaacagACAGAAGGAGTtggtaattgaaattgaacgaaaagcTGAAGAAATAGAAGACGCAAATAAATATGCTGCCATTCAA GCACAACTCGAGGAAGAAAGGATGGCAGAAAGTAGATaccgcgaaaaaattgaacaggaGAGAAGAGATCACGACATGGCCGTTAGATTAGCGTTAGAATCGAATGGCCAAGTAGAAGATTTTTCATCACTCAAACGCAG TTATTCAGCTGGTCAGAGGCGCGaggactttttttctcaacaatttCAACGGAAATTTGTGTCCACATACAGATCGGTACAGGATCGAAGCTGTCAAGCATCTGTAAACCTGagtaaattttactttttatcccAGTGGCCATACTCGCAGTTACGTGACACGATCAACACGTCATGCGACATTGAACTACTGGAG GCTTGCCGACACGAATCCCATCGCAGACTGAAAATATACCATGCCTGGAAGGCGAGGAATCGCAAACGCACGACAATAGACGAAAATGAAAGATCGCCTAGGGCAATCGTGGAGGCTGCTGCGAAGGCTCCAGCAATCCAAATGAAACAATCGATGATTGAATCCTCTCAAAGATTTTTCCGGATTCCCTTTGTGAAACCGGCGGTCGCTGGACGAACGGAAAACCCTTACAGTGCTGAAAAACGCGGATGGTGGTACGCGCATTTTGACGGACAATACGTCGCCAGACAAATGGAACTCCATCCGGAGAAACCGCCGATCCTTCTGGTGGCTG GTGTCGACGACATGCAGATGTGCGAGTTGAGTCTCGATGAAACGGGCTTGACCCGCAAAAGGGGTGCCGAAATACTTGAATACGAATTTAACAAGGAATGGGAACGCAACGGAGGTAGACCTCATACGGTACCGAGTGACCGAATGGCAAAGCAGTCTTAA
- the LOC105692177 gene encoding fatty-acid amide hydrolase 2-B-like isoform X1 has translation MELIIRILTFLESVIYHILRPVFWWVYRKQPPKIALIKNPILQLSAVKIAEKIRQKELSSETVILAYIERIKEVNPLLNAVVENRFEAAIQDARACDKKLATGEVTAKELEIEKPLFGVPVTVKESCALKGLSHTGCTLARAGIKANYDSLSVLSLKTAGAIPLCVTNTPELCLGFESQNPLFGTTNNPYDIRKTAGGSSGGEGALLGSSSSLIGVGSDIAGSIRLPAHLNGVFGHKPTPGIISIEGHLPFCDGVEFQKYLVIGPLARYAEDLALAVKVMANRNTAALRLDEPVDVKSLKIRYMEAVEESFGLISVSEDIKRVIRDGARYLEGIGADVERVMIPELTDSLDIGMALFFGMKEMPQLLLDPEDPKHESNPISELGKLLFGLSRHNSSAILFKLLRDVHAFIPQSKLPSYRGKVQKLERIFTELLGTNGVFLFPTFVRSAPLHDQLTLQLAGALYCLIFNVLGFPATHVPMGLDSEGLPVGVQVVACPFQDRLCLAVAKELENGFGGWVPPPQAAV, from the exons ATGGAGCTGATAATTCGCATCTTGACTTTTTTGGAATCGGTCATATACCACATTTTACGACCAGTATTTTGGTGGGTCTATCGAAAACAACCGCCTAAAATTGCGCTCATTAAAAATCCAATATTACAACTGAGCGCGGTCAAAAtcgctgaaaaaattagacaaaaaGAG CTATCGAGCGAAACCGTAATTCTGGCATACATAGAACGCATCAAAGAAGTTAACCCTCTGTTGAACGCGGTTGTCGAGAACCGTTTCGAAGCTGCGATCCAAGATGCCAGAGcctgcgataaaaaattagccACTGGCGAGGTGACCGCAAAAGAActtgaaatcgaaaaaccgCTTTTCGGTGTTCCCGTAACGGTCAAAGAAAGCTGCGCGTTGaaag gTCTCAGTCATACAGGCTGCACTCTCGCCAGAGCCGGAATAAAGGCAAATTACGACAGCTTATCCGTTCTCTCGTTGAAAACAGCCGGAGCCATTCCTCTTTGCGTGACAAATACACCGGAATTATGTCTCGGTTTCGAATCTCAAAATCCTCTGTTCGGCACCACAAACAATCCTTACGACATTAGAAAGACTGCCGGTGGTTCTTCGGGCGGAGAG GGCGCGCTTCTGGGCTCTTCATCGTCGCTTATCGGCGTCGGTTCAGATATCGCTGGATCTATCAGACTTCCGGCACACCTGAACGGGGTCTTCGGTCACAAACCAACCCCAGGAATCATCTCGATCGAAGGACATTTACCGTTTTGCGACGGCGTTGAATTTCAGAAGTACTTGGTAATCGGCCCATTGGCGAGATACGCGGAGGATTTGGCGTTGGCGGTAAAAGTTATGGCGAACCGGAACACCGCCGCGTTACGTTTAGACGAACCGGTTGACGTTAAGTCCTTGAAAATTCGATACATGGAAGCAGTGGAAGAATCTTTCGGTCTCATATCGGTCAGCGAAGATATCAAACGGGTCATCAGAGACGGGGCCAGATACCTCGAAGGCATAGGGGCTGACGTTGAAAGG GTGATGATCCCGGAATTGACGGATTCTCTGGATATAGGCATGGCACTTTTCTTCGGTATGAAGGAAATGCCCCAGTTACTGCTGGACCCGGAAGATCCCAAG CACGAGAGTAACCCGATTTCCGAATTGGGTAAATTACTCTTTGGTCTGTCTCGGCACAATTCGTCAGCGATACTGTTCAAGTTGTTGAGAGACGTACACGCCTTTATACCACAGTCAAAACTGCCGAGTTATCGAGGGAAGGTACAAAAATTGGAGCGAATTTTCACG GAACTACTCGGGACCAACGGAGTCTTCTTATTTCCAACATTCGTTCGATCAGCACCTTTGCACGATCAATTAACTCTTCAACTCGCCGGGGCTCTGTACTGCCTCATTTTCAACGTCCTTGGATTTCCAGCAACACACGTGCCGATGGGCTTAGACAGCGAAGGCCTTCCAGTCGGTGTACAG GTGGTCGCATGTCCGTTCCAGGACAGATTGTGTTTAGCAGTTGCCAAAGAATTGGAGAATGGTTTCGGTGGATGGGTACCACCGCCGCAAGCAGCGGTTTAG
- the LOC105692133 gene encoding uncharacterized protein LOC105692133 — protein MLKLILIALIAKSLAAGPPSQGHIKYSDSNGSKVDWKLYAPYAQYKSQLRQNQRRDDSKFTGAQSQIIRPLQSAAARPASEKSVDPEYKPFSQVPNHLKQLLLQSYEPPIPHVDPDAFFHRIPGYADQQVPQFSSEQSIPQQSEPMELYRSKVQSTIVKSQNQGKRKENFPTEEEEAQQQAKNESPVSPVSLPFIFDKSVPLQIQQLLRYQAQIPYNVIANHIIYKPKVPFVPEPIPEGEFGPYNYRSRIYYPVDRIPNTDKKQRKGETENHDQE, from the exons ATGTTGAAA CTTATTCTCATCGCTCTGATCGCCAAGAGTTTGGCTGCGGGTCCGCCTTCGCAAGGACACATCAAGTACAGCGATTCCAATG GCAGCAAAGTCGATTGGAAATTATACGCACCCTACGCTCAATACAAATCCCAATTACGTCAGAACCAGCGACGAgacgattcgaaatttacTGGCGCACAATCGCAGATCATCCGACCGCTCCAATCTGCTGCCGCGAGACCAGCGAGTGAGAAGAGTGTGGACCCGGAATACAAGCCTTTTTCTCAAGTTCCGAATCACCTGAAACAGCTCCTTCTGCAATCGTACGAGCCACCGATTCCGCACGTTGACCCCGatgcattttttcatcgaattccgGGCTACGCCGATCAACAAGTTCCGCAGTTTTCGTCCGAGCAATCGATCCCCCAACAGTCGGAGCCGATGGAATTGTACCGATCGAAAGTTCAATCGACTATTGTCAAGTCGCAGAACCAaggaaaacggaaagaaaatttccccACCGAAGAGGAAGAAGCCCAGCAACAAGCTAAAAACGAATCACCAGTTTCGCCCGTTTCCCTACCGTTCATATTCGACAAAAGTGTTCCGCTTCAGATTCAACAGTTACTACGATACCAGGCCCAGATTCCCTACAACGTTATAGCGAACCATATTATCTATAAACCCAAAGTACCATTCGTGCCGGAACCGATACCGGAGGGTGAATTCGGCCCCTACAATTATCGCAGCAGAATTTATTACCCAGTCGATCGAATTCCCAATACCgacaaaaaacagagaaaaggCGAAACAGAGAATCACGACCAGGAATGA
- the LOC105692177 gene encoding fatty-acid amide hydrolase 2-B-like isoform X2, translating into MELIIRILTFLESVIYHILRPVFWWVYRKQPPKIALIKNPILQLSAVKIAEKIRQKELSSETVILAYIERIKEVNPLLNAVVENRFEAAIQDARACDKKLATGEVTAKELEIEKPLFGVPVTVKESCALKGLSHTGCTLARAGIKANYDSLSVLSLKTAGAIPLCVTNTPELCLGFESQNPLFGTTNNPYDIRKTAGGSSGGEGALLGSSSSLIGVGSDIAGSIRLPAHLNGVFGHKPTPGIISIEGHLPFCDGVEFQKYLVIGPLARYAEDLALAVKVMANRNTAALRLDEPVDVKSLKIRYMEAVEESFGLISVSEDIKRVIRDGARYLEGIGADVERVMIPELTDSLDIGMALFFGMKEMPQLLLDPEDPKHESNPISELGKLLFGLSRHNSSAILFKLLRDVHAFIPQSKLPSYRGKVQKLERIFTELLGTNGVFLFPTFVRSAPLHDQLTLQLAGALYCLIFNVLGFPATHVPMGLDSEGLPVGVQVRTIVR; encoded by the exons ATGGAGCTGATAATTCGCATCTTGACTTTTTTGGAATCGGTCATATACCACATTTTACGACCAGTATTTTGGTGGGTCTATCGAAAACAACCGCCTAAAATTGCGCTCATTAAAAATCCAATATTACAACTGAGCGCGGTCAAAAtcgctgaaaaaattagacaaaaaGAG CTATCGAGCGAAACCGTAATTCTGGCATACATAGAACGCATCAAAGAAGTTAACCCTCTGTTGAACGCGGTTGTCGAGAACCGTTTCGAAGCTGCGATCCAAGATGCCAGAGcctgcgataaaaaattagccACTGGCGAGGTGACCGCAAAAGAActtgaaatcgaaaaaccgCTTTTCGGTGTTCCCGTAACGGTCAAAGAAAGCTGCGCGTTGaaag gTCTCAGTCATACAGGCTGCACTCTCGCCAGAGCCGGAATAAAGGCAAATTACGACAGCTTATCCGTTCTCTCGTTGAAAACAGCCGGAGCCATTCCTCTTTGCGTGACAAATACACCGGAATTATGTCTCGGTTTCGAATCTCAAAATCCTCTGTTCGGCACCACAAACAATCCTTACGACATTAGAAAGACTGCCGGTGGTTCTTCGGGCGGAGAG GGCGCGCTTCTGGGCTCTTCATCGTCGCTTATCGGCGTCGGTTCAGATATCGCTGGATCTATCAGACTTCCGGCACACCTGAACGGGGTCTTCGGTCACAAACCAACCCCAGGAATCATCTCGATCGAAGGACATTTACCGTTTTGCGACGGCGTTGAATTTCAGAAGTACTTGGTAATCGGCCCATTGGCGAGATACGCGGAGGATTTGGCGTTGGCGGTAAAAGTTATGGCGAACCGGAACACCGCCGCGTTACGTTTAGACGAACCGGTTGACGTTAAGTCCTTGAAAATTCGATACATGGAAGCAGTGGAAGAATCTTTCGGTCTCATATCGGTCAGCGAAGATATCAAACGGGTCATCAGAGACGGGGCCAGATACCTCGAAGGCATAGGGGCTGACGTTGAAAGG GTGATGATCCCGGAATTGACGGATTCTCTGGATATAGGCATGGCACTTTTCTTCGGTATGAAGGAAATGCCCCAGTTACTGCTGGACCCGGAAGATCCCAAG CACGAGAGTAACCCGATTTCCGAATTGGGTAAATTACTCTTTGGTCTGTCTCGGCACAATTCGTCAGCGATACTGTTCAAGTTGTTGAGAGACGTACACGCCTTTATACCACAGTCAAAACTGCCGAGTTATCGAGGGAAGGTACAAAAATTGGAGCGAATTTTCACG GAACTACTCGGGACCAACGGAGTCTTCTTATTTCCAACATTCGTTCGATCAGCACCTTTGCACGATCAATTAACTCTTCAACTCGCCGGGGCTCTGTACTGCCTCATTTTCAACGTCCTTGGATTTCCAGCAACACACGTGCCGATGGGCTTAGACAGCGAAGGCCTTCCAGTCGGTGTACAGGTGAGGACTAtcg tacgtTAA